One Halalkalicoccus sp. NIPERK01 genomic region harbors:
- the paaD gene encoding 1,2-phenylacetyl-CoA epoxidase subunit PaaD: MSSERPTACAYTDYTPGESIEEFPKTGEGSSGIERQVWDALYEVEDPEMPISVVDLGLIYGVGIEGLDGKTNAVVTMTLTYTGCPARSMLKGDIREAAASPDGIDSAEVRLVWSPEWTLEMVSEAGKEDLREFGLSI; this comes from the coding sequence GTGAGCAGCGAGCGCCCGACCGCGTGTGCGTATACCGACTACACGCCGGGCGAGAGTATCGAAGAATTTCCGAAGACGGGCGAAGGGTCGTCCGGAATCGAACGACAGGTGTGGGACGCGCTCTACGAGGTCGAGGACCCGGAGATGCCGATCAGCGTCGTGGATCTCGGGCTGATTTACGGAGTGGGCATCGAGGGGCTCGACGGAAAGACGAACGCGGTCGTGACGATGACGCTCACCTACACCGGCTGTCCGGCCCGCTCGATGCTCAAAGGAGATATCCGCGAGGCCGCCGCCAGCCCGGACGGAATCGACTCGGCCGAGGTGCGCCTCGTCTGGAGCCCCGAGTGGACCCTCGAGATGGTGAGCGAGGCCGGAAAGGAGGACCTTCGGGAGTTCGGCCTCAGCATATGA
- a CDS encoding winged helix-turn-helix domain-containing protein: MSEDDPDDGEEIPVTVDSEDRDARTRIEEGADRAVEEFDKGIVDLLAWVLDTETRARIYVYLRQYPGSTSEEIASGTGLYPSTVREALAELNEEGNVSREKRESEGAGNNPYEYTAIAPSELVGGILHQVQDELNTVFNLDQYLAEDASETSRPITITVDDTDDDPEGDDAGDDTDEPEGVDE; the protein is encoded by the coding sequence ATGTCCGAAGACGACCCAGACGACGGCGAGGAGATCCCGGTGACCGTCGACTCCGAGGACCGCGACGCGAGAACGCGCATCGAGGAGGGCGCGGACCGCGCGGTCGAGGAGTTCGACAAGGGGATCGTCGACCTGCTGGCGTGGGTGCTCGACACCGAGACGCGCGCGCGGATCTACGTCTACCTGCGTCAGTACCCCGGGTCGACCAGCGAGGAGATCGCGAGCGGTACCGGCCTGTACCCCAGCACCGTGCGCGAGGCGCTCGCCGAACTCAACGAGGAGGGCAACGTCTCCCGCGAAAAGCGAGAAAGCGAGGGCGCGGGCAACAACCCCTACGAGTACACCGCGATCGCGCCGAGCGAGTTGGTGGGGGGGATCCTCCATCAGGTCCAGGACGAACTCAACACGGTGTTCAACCTCGATCAGTACCTCGCCGAGGACGCGAGCGAGACGAGCAGGCCGATCACCATCACCGTCGACGACACGGACGACGACCCCGAGGGTGACGACGCCGGTGACGACACGGACGAACCCGAGGGGGTCGACGAGTAG
- a CDS encoding lipoyl domain-containing protein: protein MSASDDRVAVEAAAVWPDDVDEEEGVVVNWFAREGRVVTEGEAVCEIQIEKVDVDVPAPVAGELVEIVLEEDAECTRGATLGWIDPE from the coding sequence ATGAGCGCGAGCGACGACCGCGTGGCCGTCGAGGCCGCCGCCGTCTGGCCCGACGACGTCGACGAGGAGGAGGGCGTCGTCGTCAACTGGTTCGCACGCGAGGGGCGGGTCGTCACCGAGGGCGAGGCCGTCTGCGAGATCCAGATCGAGAAGGTCGACGTCGACGTGCCGGCGCCGGTCGCGGGCGAACTCGTCGAGATCGTCCTCGAGGAGGACGCGGAGTGTACGCGCGGCGCGACGCTCGGGTGGATCGACCCCGAGTGA
- a CDS encoding ABC transporter substrate-binding protein produces MIEDSVRKDTTDGGGRATGFDRRTFLKTAATGAGLTAVAGCLGGGDDEGTITLGALYIFSGFASLYGDEAERGFELAVDEINNDGGIDGQDVEVISRDTEADADTAIRQMTSLIEEERVDGLFGLDSSGVAQAIAPQIAQYRIPLMVTHAATPFLTSPEGEHENSVGNDYVFRNSNTVAHDMYGAAQVASELDATTWATIGPDYAFGYETWDYFQAFAEGLGVDAEFVTAQFPALETNDYSPYISAVMDAGPDAVVTPLWGADLTTFVGQAEGAGWFDRIDYTLFSVGMGTDLPADGSPLPEGQYASTRYDPFVPDSEENNTFRETYVGEYDTLPTYNAEGAYRALYLYKAAIEEAGSTEADSLVETFDGMEHTGAVGQYRFNEETNQATVPAIWGQIGYADEWESNVLGPVEVYDATPEDLRGTLEAAGSDLPPGV; encoded by the coding sequence ATGATCGAGGATTCGGTACGAAAGGATACAACTGATGGAGGAGGCCGCGCCACCGGTTTCGATCGTCGGACGTTCCTGAAGACGGCGGCGACCGGGGCGGGACTAACGGCGGTCGCCGGCTGTCTCGGGGGCGGGGACGACGAGGGGACGATCACGCTCGGGGCGCTCTACATCTTCTCGGGGTTCGCCTCGCTCTACGGGGACGAGGCCGAGCGCGGGTTCGAACTGGCGGTCGACGAGATCAACAACGACGGCGGCATCGACGGCCAGGACGTCGAGGTGATCTCCCGCGATACGGAGGCCGACGCCGACACGGCGATCCGCCAGATGACGAGTCTGATCGAGGAGGAGCGCGTCGACGGGCTGTTCGGGCTCGACAGCAGCGGCGTCGCACAGGCGATCGCCCCCCAGATCGCGCAGTACCGGATACCGCTGATGGTCACGCACGCGGCGACGCCGTTTCTGACCTCGCCGGAGGGCGAACACGAGAACTCGGTCGGGAACGACTACGTCTTCCGGAACAGCAACACCGTCGCCCACGACATGTACGGGGCCGCCCAGGTCGCCTCGGAACTCGACGCCACCACGTGGGCGACGATCGGGCCGGACTACGCGTTCGGCTACGAAACGTGGGACTACTTCCAGGCGTTCGCCGAGGGCCTCGGGGTCGACGCGGAGTTCGTCACCGCCCAGTTCCCGGCGCTCGAAACCAACGACTACTCGCCGTACATCAGCGCTGTGATGGACGCGGGGCCGGACGCCGTGGTCACACCGCTGTGGGGCGCGGACCTGACGACGTTCGTCGGGCAGGCGGAGGGCGCGGGCTGGTTCGACCGGATCGACTACACCCTCTTCAGCGTCGGGATGGGGACGGACCTGCCCGCGGACGGCTCGCCCCTCCCGGAGGGCCAGTACGCCTCCACCCGCTACGACCCGTTCGTCCCGGACAGCGAGGAGAACAACACGTTCCGGGAGACCTACGTCGGGGAGTACGACACCCTGCCGACGTACAACGCCGAGGGGGCGTATCGCGCCCTCTATCTGTACAAGGCGGCGATCGAGGAGGCCGGCTCCACGGAGGCGGATTCGCTCGTCGAGACGTTCGACGGGATGGAACACACGGGCGCGGTCGGGCAGTACCGGTTCAACGAGGAGACGAACCAGGCGACGGTGCCGGCGATCTGGGGGCAGATCGGGTACGCCGACGAGTGGGAGAGCAACGTGCTCGGCCCGGTCGAGGTCTACGACGCCACGCCCGAGGACCTCCGCGGCACGCTCGAGGCCGCCGGTTCCGACCTCCCCCCGGGGGTGTGA
- a CDS encoding phosphopantetheine adenylyltransferase, which translates to MQVALGGTFDPVHDGHRALFERAFELGDVTVGLTSDELAPKTRREDRYVRPFEERRADLEDELAAFAEEHGREYEVRKLEEPTGIATRPRFDALIVSPETVEGGKRINDLRRERGHDPLELVVVDHLRAEDGDIISSTRIVDGEIDEHGNLTPDREGRGRERPR; encoded by the coding sequence ATGCAGGTTGCGCTGGGGGGGACGTTCGACCCCGTACACGACGGCCATCGCGCCCTTTTCGAGCGCGCGTTCGAACTCGGCGACGTCACCGTCGGCCTCACGAGCGACGAACTCGCGCCGAAGACCCGTCGGGAGGACCGCTACGTCCGCCCCTTCGAGGAGCGAAGGGCCGATCTGGAGGACGAACTCGCCGCGTTCGCCGAGGAACACGGTCGGGAGTACGAGGTCAGGAAACTCGAAGAGCCGACGGGCATCGCCACCCGGCCCCGGTTCGACGCGTTGATCGTCTCGCCCGAGACGGTCGAGGGCGGAAAGCGCATCAACGACCTCCGGCGCGAGCGGGGCCACGACCCCCTCGAACTCGTCGTCGTCGATCACCTGCGCGCCGAGGACGGCGACATCATCTCGAGTACGCGGATCGTCGACGGCGAGATCGACGAACACGGCAACCTCACGCCCGATCGCGAGGGACGCGGGCGCGAGCGGCCACGATAA
- a CDS encoding NOP5/NOP56 family protein produces the protein MSEGWFADIGPDDRGEAARAIREGSADAPEDWPALAVGSGFASDDEEYYERLHEATLGAAREEVRERERADDAQLVHAVRAMDDAERVANELAERVGEWGGSLFSESGSGVEYARRLADREGETPVEERAIALAARTAALADEADSLREFIERTTPTVAPNLSALAGPVLAARLMALAGGLGELAKKPSGTLQVLGAEDALFAHLRGHAPSPKHGIIYTHEYVHGTRPEDRGSAARALAGKLTIAARVDHYAGERRPELDAELDERIATIRAREES, from the coding sequence ATGAGCGAGGGATGGTTCGCCGACATCGGTCCCGACGATCGCGGGGAAGCGGCTCGTGCGATCCGCGAAGGGAGCGCCGACGCCCCCGAGGACTGGCCGGCGCTGGCCGTCGGGAGCGGGTTCGCTTCCGACGACGAGGAGTACTACGAGCGACTCCACGAGGCGACGCTCGGGGCCGCCCGCGAGGAGGTACGCGAGCGCGAACGCGCCGACGACGCCCAGCTCGTCCACGCGGTTCGCGCGATGGACGATGCCGAACGGGTGGCCAACGAACTCGCCGAGAGGGTGGGGGAGTGGGGCGGTAGCCTCTTCTCGGAGTCGGGATCGGGAGTCGAGTACGCCCGCCGGTTGGCCGACCGCGAGGGCGAGACGCCGGTCGAGGAGCGGGCCATCGCGCTCGCCGCTCGAACGGCGGCGCTGGCCGACGAGGCGGACTCGCTTAGGGAATTCATCGAGCGGACCACCCCGACGGTCGCGCCCAACCTCTCGGCGCTCGCGGGGCCCGTGCTCGCGGCGCGCCTGATGGCACTGGCGGGCGGACTCGGAGAGCTGGCGAAGAAACCGAGCGGCACCCTCCAGGTGCTGGGCGCGGAGGACGCGCTGTTCGCGCACCTCCGCGGACACGCCCCCTCGCCGAAACACGGGATCATCTACACCCACGAGTACGTTCACGGGACGCGCCCCGAGGACCGGGGTTCGGCCGCCCGTGCGCTCGCCGGAAAGCTCACCATCGCCGCGCGTGTCGACCACTACGCGGGCGAGCGCCGACCAGAACTCGACGCGGAACTCGACGAACGCATCGCGACCATCCGGGCGCGGGAGGAGTCATGA
- a CDS encoding fibrillarin-like rRNA/tRNA 2'-O-methyltransferase — MSLPQGIKRHAIDGRDRLATRGEPVYGEPVQGEWRAWDPRRSKLGAMLEKGMDLGLPDEPTVLYLGAASGTTVGHVADFAGPTYAVEFAPRPVRDLLPVAEDRGNLFPLLKDARKPATYAHVVESDVDAVIQDVATRGQADVALRNRAFLADDGRLLAAIKARSEDVTREPETVFSEVVDRLETEYEVLETERLEPYHDDHLAVVARPQV; from the coding sequence ATGAGCCTTCCCCAGGGAATCAAGCGCCACGCCATCGACGGCCGCGATCGCCTCGCGACCCGCGGGGAGCCGGTCTACGGCGAGCCAGTTCAGGGGGAGTGGCGCGCGTGGGATCCCCGGCGCTCGAAACTCGGCGCGATGCTCGAAAAGGGGATGGATCTCGGCCTTCCCGACGAACCCACGGTCCTCTATCTCGGGGCGGCGAGCGGCACGACCGTGGGCCACGTCGCCGACTTCGCCGGGCCGACCTACGCCGTCGAGTTCGCGCCCCGCCCCGTGCGGGATCTACTCCCCGTTGCCGAGGATCGAGGAAACCTCTTTCCGCTCCTGAAGGACGCCCGCAAGCCCGCGACCTACGCCCACGTCGTCGAGAGCGACGTCGACGCCGTGATCCAGGACGTCGCGACCCGCGGGCAGGCCGACGTGGCGCTCCGCAATCGGGCGTTTCTCGCCGACGACGGCCGACTGCTCGCGGCGATCAAGGCCCGAAGCGAGGACGTGACCCGTGAACCCGAGACCGTCTTCTCCGAGGTCGTGGACCGACTCGAAACCGAGTACGAGGTCCTCGAAACCGAGCGACTCGAACCCTATCACGACGACCACCTCGCCGTCGTCGCCCGCCCGCAGGTATAA
- a CDS encoding glutamate--cysteine ligase, protein METGSAERFERMGTLGIEEEFFVVDGAGRPVSGTDDLVYANDPPGILTERLDHELFKCVIETQTPVIESLSEAGDVLGEVRETLVAYAAEYGYRIAAAGLHPAAKWRELEHAEKPRYRAQLDRIQYPQHRNTTAGLHVHVGVDDADKATWIANEIRWFLPIMLALSANSPYWNGFDTGLASARAKVFEGLPNTGMPTAFSDFEEFAAFERLMVEQGSINDRGELWYDVRPHSGHGTVEVRTPDGQADPEYVLAFVEYVHALVMDLAQRYEAGADGHDHRRELLDENKWRAMRHGHGASFVDRDRSGVVSLGEVVARECDRLGVEGIGRIYDAESGAARQRRIREESGPEALYESLVL, encoded by the coding sequence ATGGAGACGGGTTCGGCGGAGCGTTTCGAGCGGATGGGCACCCTCGGGATCGAGGAGGAGTTCTTCGTCGTCGACGGGGCGGGCCGGCCCGTCTCGGGGACCGACGACCTCGTCTACGCGAACGATCCTCCCGGTATCCTTACCGAGCGCCTCGATCACGAACTGTTCAAGTGCGTCATCGAAACCCAGACCCCGGTCATCGAGTCGCTTTCCGAGGCCGGTGACGTGCTCGGAGAGGTCCGGGAGACCCTCGTCGCCTACGCCGCCGAGTACGGCTATCGGATCGCCGCCGCCGGTCTGCACCCCGCGGCGAAGTGGCGCGAACTCGAGCACGCCGAGAAGCCCCGCTATCGCGCCCAACTCGACCGGATCCAGTACCCCCAGCACCGCAACACCACGGCGGGCCTGCACGTCCACGTCGGGGTCGACGACGCCGACAAGGCGACCTGGATCGCAAACGAGATCCGCTGGTTCCTCCCGATCATGCTCGCGCTCTCGGCCAATTCCCCCTACTGGAACGGGTTCGACACGGGGCTGGCCTCGGCCCGCGCGAAGGTCTTCGAGGGGCTTCCGAACACGGGGATGCCGACGGCCTTTTCGGACTTCGAGGAGTTCGCCGCCTTCGAGCGCCTGATGGTCGAGCAGGGATCGATCAACGACCGGGGCGAACTCTGGTACGACGTGCGCCCCCACTCGGGCCACGGCACCGTCGAGGTCCGCACCCCCGACGGGCAGGCCGACCCCGAGTACGTGCTGGCGTTCGTCGAGTACGTCCACGCGCTCGTGATGGATCTGGCCCAACGGTACGAGGCGGGTGCGGACGGCCACGACCACCGCCGGGAACTCCTCGACGAGAACAAGTGGCGCGCGATGCGCCACGGCCACGGGGCCTCCTTCGTCGACCGGGACCGATCGGGTGTCGTCTCACTCGGCGAGGTCGTCGCCCGGGAGTGCGACCGCCTCGGGGTCGAGGGTATCGGGCGGATCTACGACGCCGAGAGCGGGGCGGCGCGCCAGCGCCGGATTCGCGAGGAATCGGGCCCCGAGGCGCTCTACGAGTCGCTCGTCCTGTAG
- the arsN2 gene encoding arsenic resistance N-acetyltransferase ArsN2: MELVAANGSDRGYAVSLLEASDLPTDLDGTALYVARIDGERVGCGGLEVHGTDALLRSIAVDPAVRGEGFGSEITDRLCAIAADRGVSGLYLLTTTAAEFFEKRGFERIDRERVPDPIARTSQFTTTCPASAVSMRRVL; encoded by the coding sequence ATGGAACTCGTCGCCGCGAACGGAAGCGACCGCGGGTACGCCGTCTCGCTGCTCGAAGCGAGCGACCTCCCGACGGACCTCGACGGGACGGCCCTCTACGTCGCCCGGATCGACGGCGAGCGCGTCGGCTGTGGCGGCCTCGAGGTTCACGGCACCGACGCCCTGTTGCGATCGATCGCCGTCGATCCCGCGGTCCGCGGCGAGGGCTTCGGGAGCGAGATCACCGACCGGCTGTGTGCGATCGCCGCCGATCGGGGCGTCTCGGGGCTCTACCTGCTGACGACCACGGCGGCGGAGTTCTTCGAGAAACGGGGCTTCGAGCGGATCGACCGGGAGCGGGTTCCCGATCCCATCGCGCGGACGAGTCAGTTCACGACGACGTGTCCGGCGAGTGCGGTTTCCATGCGCCGCGTCCTCTGA
- a CDS encoding transcription initiation factor IIB family protein encodes MYRASDRVRNERWLADLGRAADDLDIGSDARSVAEDLFLSTMPDAERSKPAAIAASLYAGGLIAGDRRSQGAVAEAVGVTRLTVQNRWKPLLEEAGLDPPTW; translated from the coding sequence GTGTACCGCGCGAGCGACAGGGTACGGAACGAACGCTGGCTGGCCGACCTCGGACGGGCAGCGGACGACCTCGACATCGGGAGCGACGCGCGCTCGGTCGCGGAGGACCTCTTCCTCTCGACGATGCCCGACGCCGAGCGCTCGAAACCCGCCGCGATCGCCGCGAGCCTCTACGCCGGGGGGTTGATCGCGGGCGACCGTCGCTCGCAGGGGGCGGTCGCGGAGGCGGTGGGCGTGACCCGACTGACCGTCCAGAACCGGTGGAAACCGTTGCTCGAGGAGGCGGGATTGGACCCGCCGACGTGGTAG
- a CDS encoding thiamine pyrophosphate-dependent dehydrogenase E1 component subunit alpha encodes MFEDMVTARYYEERLQEEYLEGKQPAFDISAGPIPGELHLAAGHEAAAAGVCRHLREDDVVTAPHRPHHVAIAKGVDLERMTAEIFGRETGLSKGKGGHMHLFDPDVGFACSGIIAQGCPPAVGAGLAAKRRNTDGVAVAFLGEGAISQGAFLESLNLAAVHDLPVVFVIEDNDWAISMPKGRVTDVADGSRRADGFDLPGVRVDHDDAVAVYDAAREAIGRARDGNGPTLLEVQVHRRMGHFMGDPQSYRPDEDSEAAQNRDSIERLAADLRDRGVDDEALDEIRERAHERVDAAIEWAKDQPQPDPEAAHEDVFVNPPSGVTESEPDFDLAGGDD; translated from the coding sequence ATGTTCGAGGACATGGTGACGGCCCGATACTACGAGGAGCGCCTCCAGGAGGAGTACCTGGAGGGAAAACAGCCCGCGTTCGACATCTCTGCGGGGCCGATCCCCGGGGAGTTACACCTCGCGGCCGGCCACGAAGCCGCCGCGGCCGGGGTCTGTCGGCACCTCCGCGAGGACGACGTGGTGACGGCGCCACATCGACCCCACCACGTCGCCATCGCGAAGGGCGTCGACTTGGAGCGGATGACCGCCGAGATATTCGGCCGGGAGACGGGGCTGAGCAAGGGAAAGGGCGGGCACATGCACCTGTTCGACCCCGACGTCGGGTTCGCCTGCAGCGGCATCATCGCCCAGGGCTGTCCACCGGCGGTCGGGGCGGGACTCGCCGCGAAGCGGCGAAACACCGACGGCGTGGCGGTCGCGTTTCTCGGCGAGGGCGCGATCAGTCAGGGCGCCTTTCTCGAATCGCTGAACCTCGCGGCGGTCCACGACCTGCCCGTCGTCTTCGTGATCGAGGACAACGACTGGGCGATCAGCATGCCCAAGGGGCGGGTGACCGACGTCGCCGACGGCTCGCGGCGCGCCGACGGGTTCGACCTGCCGGGCGTCCGCGTCGACCACGACGACGCCGTCGCGGTGTACGACGCCGCACGGGAGGCGATCGGGCGTGCCCGGGACGGCAACGGCCCGACGCTGCTGGAGGTGCAGGTCCACAGACGGATGGGCCACTTCATGGGCGATCCCCAGAGCTACCGGCCCGACGAGGACAGCGAGGCCGCACAGAATCGCGACTCGATCGAACGCCTCGCCGCCGACCTGCGGGACCGGGGCGTCGACGACGAGGCGCTCGACGAGATACGCGAGCGAGCACACGAGCGCGTCGACGCGGCGATCGAGTGGGCCAAGGACCAGCCCCAACCCGACCCCGAGGCGGCCCACGAGGACGTCTTCGTCAACCCGCCCTCGGGCGTGACGGAGAGTGAACCCGACTTCGACCTTGCAGGAGGTGACGACTGA
- a CDS encoding alpha-ketoacid dehydrogenase subunit beta: MAQQEQRVERELTMSRAMVEAIAHEMREDEEVFYMGEDVADYGGIFDSTEGLLSEFGHDRIMDVPISETAYLGAAVGAAQQGMRPIAELMFVDFFGVAMDQIYNGMAKNTYMSGGAVNVPMVLTAAVGGTYNDAAQHSQTLYGTFAHMAGMKVVVPSTAYDAKGLMHNAIRDDDPVVYLFHKRLMGIGWMPAPDGPKTPVPEDEYTIPFGSADIKREGEDVTVVTLGLHVHRALEAAESLAGEGTSVEIIDLRSLVPLDTETIRESVAKTGRLVVVDEDYRSFGVTGEIIARVAEGSLSDLEAVERVAVPDVPIPYARPMEDEVIPGVEDIETAVRNADSK; encoded by the coding sequence ATGGCACAGCAGGAACAACGGGTCGAGCGCGAACTGACGATGAGCCGCGCGATGGTCGAGGCCATCGCCCACGAGATGCGCGAGGACGAGGAGGTCTTCTACATGGGCGAGGACGTCGCCGACTACGGCGGCATCTTCGACTCGACCGAGGGCCTGCTCTCAGAGTTCGGCCACGACCGGATCATGGACGTGCCGATCAGCGAGACGGCCTACCTCGGTGCGGCCGTCGGCGCCGCCCAGCAGGGGATGCGCCCGATCGCCGAACTGATGTTCGTCGACTTCTTCGGCGTCGCGATGGACCAGATCTACAACGGGATGGCCAAGAACACCTACATGAGCGGCGGGGCGGTGAACGTCCCGATGGTACTGACCGCAGCAGTGGGTGGAACGTACAACGACGCCGCCCAGCACTCCCAGACGCTCTACGGCACCTTCGCCCATATGGCGGGGATGAAGGTGGTCGTCCCCTCGACGGCCTACGACGCAAAGGGGCTGATGCACAACGCGATCCGCGACGACGACCCGGTGGTCTACCTGTTCCACAAGCGCCTGATGGGGATCGGGTGGATGCCCGCCCCCGACGGCCCGAAGACGCCGGTCCCCGAGGACGAGTACACCATTCCCTTCGGGAGCGCCGACATCAAGCGCGAGGGCGAGGACGTCACCGTCGTCACGCTGGGCCTGCACGTCCACCGGGCGCTCGAGGCCGCCGAATCGCTCGCGGGCGAGGGGACGAGCGTCGAAATAATCGACCTGCGTTCGCTCGTGCCCCTCGACACCGAAACGATTCGGGAGTCGGTCGCGAAGACGGGTCGGCTGGTCGTCGTCGACGAGGACTACCGCTCGTTCGGCGTGACCGGCGAGATTATCGCCCGCGTGGCCGAGGGGTCGCTCTCGGATCTGGAGGCCGTCGAGCGCGTCGCCGTCCCGGACGTGCCGATCCCGTACGCGCGCCCGATGGAGGACGAGGTCATCCCGGGCGTCGAGGACATCGAGACCGCCGTCCGAAACGCCGACTCAAAATGA
- a CDS encoding antitoxin VapB family protein, translating into MSKSIRITEETHAVLAALKGDDETFDDVLSRLIEDRRDTVREGAGLWEGTDAAEGARRARKEMKRGVGPR; encoded by the coding sequence ATGAGCAAGAGCATCCGGATAACCGAGGAAACACACGCCGTGCTCGCCGCGCTCAAGGGCGACGACGAGACGTTCGACGACGTGCTCTCGCGCCTCATTGAGGACCGCCGCGATACCGTGCGAGAGGGTGCCGGGCTGTGGGAGGGCACCGACGCAGCGGAAGGGGCTCGCCGGGCGCGAAAGGAGATGAAACGGGGCGTCGGACCCCGATGA
- a CDS encoding branched-chain amino acid ABC transporter permease, which translates to MGATSVLPFIGVSDLVIGLSLGSRLFLIAVGLSLIFGVLGVLNFAHGAFYMVGAYVTLGVTNQVIGNFWIAVLVGGVAVGLLGVLIEVGTIRPLYGRIEDELDQLIVTFGFVLVIHEGVRFVWGSQPYSMGAPASLAFPVSIGGSTFGAYRLFVIGAAFVVMGGLWVFITRTYFGSLVRGTSSDREMASMLGVDVPRLYTAVFFLGSFLAGLGGALAAPLQSVSPALGDQVIIDAFIIVVIGGLGSLSGAFVGAMFVGILQSIGPQFIAAGHIAIPFLAMVLVLVFRPEGLFGGIGE; encoded by the coding sequence ATGGGCGCGACGAGCGTGCTCCCGTTCATCGGCGTCTCGGACCTCGTCATCGGCCTCAGCCTCGGGAGCCGGCTGTTCCTGATCGCCGTCGGGTTGAGCCTTATCTTCGGCGTTCTCGGCGTCCTCAACTTCGCACACGGGGCGTTCTACATGGTCGGCGCGTACGTCACGCTCGGCGTGACGAATCAGGTGATCGGCAACTTCTGGATCGCCGTCCTCGTCGGCGGGGTGGCCGTCGGGCTGCTCGGCGTCCTCATCGAGGTCGGGACGATCAGGCCGCTGTACGGCCGCATCGAGGACGAACTCGATCAGCTGATCGTCACGTTCGGGTTCGTCCTCGTCATCCACGAGGGCGTCCGGTTCGTCTGGGGCTCCCAGCCGTACTCGATGGGCGCGCCGGCCTCGCTGGCGTTCCCGGTGTCGATCGGCGGCAGCACGTTCGGCGCCTACCGGCTGTTCGTGATCGGGGCCGCGTTCGTCGTGATGGGCGGCCTGTGGGTGTTCATCACGAGGACCTACTTCGGATCGCTCGTTCGGGGGACCTCCTCGGACCGGGAGATGGCGTCGATGCTGGGCGTCGACGTGCCCCGGCTGTACACGGCGGTGTTCTTCCTCGGGAGCTTCCTCGCGGGCCTCGGCGGCGCGCTCGCCGCGCCGCTGCAGTCGGTCAGCCCGGCGCTCGGCGATCAGGTCATCATCGACGCGTTCATCATCGTCGTCATCGGCGGCCTCGGGTCGCTGTCGGGCGCGTTCGTCGGGGCGATGTTCGTCGGGATCCTCCAGAGCATCGGCCCGCAGTTCATCGCCGCCGGCCACATCGCGATCCCGTTTCTCGCGATGGTACTGGTGTTGGTGTTCCGCCCCGAGGGGCTGTTCGGGGGGATCGGCGAATGA
- the paaE gene encoding 1,2-phenylacetyl-CoA epoxidase subunit PaaE, producing the protein MRRPDPSVTTGEADESNPVECPYCGSTETEREHPKGPSLCRSMHFCHGCGQPFERME; encoded by the coding sequence ATGAGGCGACCCGACCCGAGCGTTACGACCGGCGAGGCGGACGAATCGAACCCGGTGGAGTGTCCCTACTGCGGGTCGACCGAGACCGAGCGCGAACATCCGAAAGGACCGTCGCTCTGTCGGTCGATGCACTTCTGTCACGGCTGCGGGCAGCCCTTCGAACGGATGGAGTAA